Within Longimicrobium sp., the genomic segment CAGCGCCGCCAGCCTGAAGAAGCAGCTGAACCGCACCACCGAGGTGGTGCTGCTGGTGGGCGACTCGCTGATCGGCACCACCCTTTCCGACACGGCCGAGGCGGCGCTGAACCGCGGCGAGCTGCTGGCGCTCAAGGGGAGCGCGGCCCCGGTACCACGCCAGATCTACGCGGGGCAGGCGTACATGGCGCGCCCGCTGAACCTGGCGTCGCGCGGGCTGCCGGCCACGGCCATCCTGCTCCGCCCCATCACGCAGGAATTGCAGGTGGCATCGGCTATCAAGAGCTCGCTGTGGGGGATCGGGTTCGCGGCGCTCGTGCTGGCGCTGGTGCTGGCGGCGGTGATCGCCCGCATCGTCGCCCGCCCCACGCAGGCGCTGGCCGAGGCGTCGGCGCGCATGGCGCGGGGCGACTTCGCGGCGCCGCTGCCGCGGGCGGGCACGGACGAAATCGGGCAGCTGGCGCGCGCGTTCGGCGAGATGCGCCGGGCCATCGCCGACCGCGAGGGGCGGCTGCGGAGCGCGCAGGCGGAGATGATCCACCGCGAAAAGCTGGCGGCCATGGGGCGGCTGGTCGCGCAGCTTTCGCACGAGATCAACAACCCCATCTACAACATCCAGAACTGCCTGGAGGCGCTGGAGCGGCGCGGCGACCCCAACGATCCCAACCGCGAGTTCCTGACGCTCGCGCAGGAGGAGCTTTCGCGGATGGCGTCGCTCACCCGGCGCCTGCTGGACCAGAGCCGTCCCCAGTCCGACGCCAGCTCGCTGCTGAACCTGAACGCGCTGGTGACACGCGTGCTCACGCTGGCGGGGCCGGAGATCCGGGAGCGGGGCGTGGAGCTGCGGGCGGACCTGGCGCCGGACCTGCCGCCGGTGGTGGCGCACCCCGAGGCCATCCAGCAGGTGCTGGCCAACCTGGTGGCGAACGCCAGCGACGCCATGCCGGGGGGCGGGCGGCTGCGGGTGGCCACGCGGGCGGTGGACGAGGCGGTGGAGGTGGTGGTGGAGGACACGGGCCAGGGGATCGCGGAGCGGGACCTTCCGCACATCTTCGAGGCGTTCTACACCACGAAGCCGGCGGTGACGGGAATCGGGCTGGGGCTGTTCGTGTCGGAGGGGATCATCCGCGGCCACCGCGGGCGCATCGACGTGGAAAGCACGCCCGGGCAGGGCAGCCGCTTCATCGTGCGCCTGCCGCGCGAAACGCTGGACGAGTCGCTGTCCGACGCCAACCAGGACGCGGCGGTGGAGGCGCGCGAGACGGCGGGAGTGTAGGCTTCGCACCCGAGCCTGTCATCCTGAGGCCCAGGCGCGCGGCACCGGCCCGCGGCACAACCGCCGCGGGCCGAAGTATCCAGCCGCGGAAGGGTACAGGCCTTGGCGCGGCAGCGGTCACCGTAGCCGAGGCCTCGGCTGCCGTGGGGCCCTCACCCGGCCGCGTTGACACCCGTGCCACCCTCTCCCACAAACAGCGTGGGAGAGGAGGTACACTTCGGGTCTGTGGTGCGTCAGGGCAGGCCCGGTGCTCGGGCCGGCGCCCCCCATCCCCAGCCCTTCCCCCGCAAACTGCGCGGGGGAAGGGAGCCAGCCCGGTGCGCCAAGCCGGCCGGAGCGCAATCGAATTCTCCTCCCCCCATGGGGTTTATGGGGGAGAGGCCGGGAGAGGGGGGCGGCCGCGGGATTGGCCAATGTCAGCTCCATCCGGCAGCAGGTCTCCCCTCTCCTGGCGGAGTTTGCCGGGGAGGGCCCGGGGGAGCGGCCACCCGCGGAATGCACCGGGAGCCAGCCGACTCCCGTACTTATCTACTTTCCGACATTCGTGACTGTGGCGACATCCGAGATTCCGCGCATCCTCATCATCGACGACGACCGCGCGTTCCGCGTGGGGACGGGCGCGCTGCTGTCCGACGAGGGCTACGCCGTGGAGGCCGTCGCCAGCGGCGACGAGGGCGTGGACCTGCTGCGCCACGAGCAGTTCGACATGGTGCTGCTGGACCTGCGGATGGAAGGGCGCACCGGGCTCTCGGTGCTCGAGGAGCTGCGCGGGTCCGGCAACGACGTTCCCGTGGTGATGCTCACCGGCTTCGCCACGGTGGATTCGGCCGTCGCGGCGCTGAAGCTGGGCGCCGACGACTACCTGACCAAGCCCTGCGACAACGCGCAGCTGCGGTCCAAGATCAAGTCCATCCTGGCCCGCCGCGAGCCCGTCCTGGGCGACGGAGCGGCGCGCATCGTCAGTACCGGCACGCGGATGAAGGAGGTGCTGCGCGCCATCTCCCGCGTGGCCTCCACCGAATCCACGGTGCTGCTGCGCGGGGCAACGGGGACGGGCAAGGAGGTGATCGCCCGCGCCATCCACGAGGAAAGCCCGCGCCGCCACCGCCCGTACCAGGCCGTGAACTGCTCGGCGCTGGCGGAGGGGATCCTGGAGTCGGAGCTCTTCGGCCACGCGCGCGGCGCCTTCACGGGCGCGGTGAACGAGCGGAAAGGGCTGTTCGAGGAAGCGCACGGCGGCACGGTGTTTCTGGACGAGATCGGCGACGTTTCGCCCGGGATGCAGGCCAAGCTGCTGCGCGTGCTGCAGGAGCGCGAGGTGGTGAGGGTGGGCACGGCGCGCAGCGTGGCGGTGGACGTGCGGGTGATCGCGGCCACGCACCGCGACCTGGAGGCGATGGTGGAGGACGGGTCGTTCCGGAAGGACCTGTACTTTCGCCTGAAGGTGTTCCAGATCCGCGTTCCCGAGCTCAAGGACCGCCCCGAGGACATCCCCGCCCTCGTCGGCGCCGCCTTGGCGCGGTGGAACGAGCGGGTGGAGGCGCCGCGCCGGGTGCAGGGCGTGTCGGACGATGCGATGGCGCTTCTGGCCGCGTACGACTGGCCGGGGAACGTCCGCGAGCTGATGGCGGCCATCGAGTACGCGTGCATCGTCTGCGAGGGCGGCCGCGTGATGCCGCACAACCTGCCCGAGGAGGTGCGCGAGGGCGCGTCCGCCTTCCCTGCAACCAACGGGGGCGACGCCCGCAAGCACGAGTACGCGCGCCACGTGGAGCCGGTGCGGCGGTACCAGGCGCCCGACGCCGACTCGGAGCGCGAGGCGATCCTGCAGGCGCTGGAGCAGGCCGACGGCAACCGCACCAAGGCCGCCGCCGCGCTGGGGATGGGCCGCACCACGCTCTGGCAGAAGCTGAAGGAATACGGACTGTAGGAGGCGCGGGCGGGGCTCAGGCGCACGGAGGCCGGGCCCCGGTGCTCGGGCCGGCGCCCCCCATCCCCAGCCCTTCCCCCGCAAACTGCGCGGGGGAAGGGAGCCAGTGCCGTGCGCTTCGCCGGGCCCTGGAGGCTGGCCCGTGCACGCCACCGCCGGATCCGCACCGGGCTGACGCCTCTCCCCCATGCAGTTTGTGGGGGAGAGGTTGGGAGAGGGCGGCTGCTGCGGCACGCGCCGGGTTCAGCCTCATCCGGCTTGGTCTTGTTAACCACGACTTTCATCGAACCGATGACCGAACCGACCGAACTCACCCGGCGCGGCTTCGCCAAGGCGGCCGTGGCCGCTGTGGCCGTGCCCATCCTGGCGCCGCTCGCCGCGTGCACCACCACGCCGCCCGCCGAGGCGCCCGCGCCCGCCGCGGCACCCACGGGCCAGGCCGCCACCCCCTCCGCCGCGCCGCAGGGCACCAACGACGAGAAGCAGCCCTCGCCACTGGCCCGCGCGCTGA encodes:
- a CDS encoding sensor histidine kinase — encoded protein: MRGLPLRAKIFFLFAATSLLIVVPALLLIARAVERGVYERARDDLDGAMLSVQQAWDTRDLLLAEAARARALDADLARAWQAGNMREVQRIIQLGLEKDVRPFVIDSTGRFILGPQIDAGPVAGAGQGRTTIAFPAKGDPVRFALEEVLADTVRLGRVGVGTRFSAASLKKQLNRTTEVVLLVGDSLIGTTLSDTAEAALNRGELLALKGSAAPVPRQIYAGQAYMARPLNLASRGLPATAILLRPITQELQVASAIKSSLWGIGFAALVLALVLAAVIARIVARPTQALAEASARMARGDFAAPLPRAGTDEIGQLARAFGEMRRAIADREGRLRSAQAEMIHREKLAAMGRLVAQLSHEINNPIYNIQNCLEALERRGDPNDPNREFLTLAQEELSRMASLTRRLLDQSRPQSDASSLLNLNALVTRVLTLAGPEIRERGVELRADLAPDLPPVVAHPEAIQQVLANLVANASDAMPGGGRLRVATRAVDEAVEVVVEDTGQGIAERDLPHIFEAFYTTKPAVTGIGLGLFVSEGIIRGHRGRIDVESTPGQGSRFIVRLPRETLDESLSDANQDAAVEARETAGV
- a CDS encoding sigma-54 dependent transcriptional regulator, whose translation is MATSEIPRILIIDDDRAFRVGTGALLSDEGYAVEAVASGDEGVDLLRHEQFDMVLLDLRMEGRTGLSVLEELRGSGNDVPVVMLTGFATVDSAVAALKLGADDYLTKPCDNAQLRSKIKSILARREPVLGDGAARIVSTGTRMKEVLRAISRVASTESTVLLRGATGTGKEVIARAIHEESPRRHRPYQAVNCSALAEGILESELFGHARGAFTGAVNERKGLFEEAHGGTVFLDEIGDVSPGMQAKLLRVLQEREVVRVGTARSVAVDVRVIAATHRDLEAMVEDGSFRKDLYFRLKVFQIRVPELKDRPEDIPALVGAALARWNERVEAPRRVQGVSDDAMALLAAYDWPGNVRELMAAIEYACIVCEGGRVMPHNLPEEVREGASAFPATNGGDARKHEYARHVEPVRRYQAPDADSEREAILQALEQADGNRTKAAAALGMGRTTLWQKLKEYGL